Proteins encoded by one window of Nicotiana tabacum cultivar K326 chromosome 10, ASM71507v2, whole genome shotgun sequence:
- the LOC142165508 gene encoding uncharacterized protein LOC142165508, whose translation MAYWYQFKGSHKREILVSRAPAALVAKYSDPLVLHGTADRVTDPLASQDLYNEVVSEFKDIKLYDGFLHDLLFEPEREEIAQDIIDWMHKKLGTDNLANVYSQCYLCK comes from the exons ATGGCTTACTG GTACCAGTTCAAAGGTTCTCACAAGAGGGAGATTCTTGTTTCAAGGGCTCCTGCAGCACTGGTGGCCAAGTATTCTGATCCTCTAGTCCTCCATGGAACTGCTGATAGAGTCACTGATCCGTTGGCTTCTCAAGATCTGTATAATGAGGTCGTTTCTGAGTTCAAGGACATTAAACTTTATGATGGGTTCTTGCATGACCTTTTGTTTGAGCCCGAGCGTGAAGAAATTGCTCAGGATATCATTGACTGGATGCACAAGAAGTTAGGTACTGACAATCTTGCAAATGTGTATAGTCAGTGCTATCTTTGCAAATAG